A single genomic interval of Terriglobus albidus harbors:
- a CDS encoding class I SAM-dependent methyltransferase, protein MIATHPAGQAFDAMADTYDDDFTQSHIGRAQRSVVMQDAFRILHGRRRLLELNCGTGEDALRFAENGWKVLALDASERMIACARVRRETAGTKENPQFRQVATEDLREIAGEFDGVFSNFSGLNCVRDLAPVARILAEKTSPDSPLLLCLSTRICLWETAWYLLHGNPAKAFRRWSGRHEAMLQGMPVDVYYPTLNTLRTAFLPHFRLRRVRAIGLFVPPSYAEAWIQKHPLLLRMFVRLDAVFSRLPLLRVLGDHMLLHFEKSGEAV, encoded by the coding sequence ATGATTGCGACGCACCCAGCGGGACAGGCTTTCGATGCGATGGCCGACACGTATGACGATGACTTCACGCAAAGCCACATCGGGCGGGCGCAGCGGTCTGTCGTCATGCAAGATGCGTTCCGCATCTTGCATGGCCGCAGGAGGCTTCTGGAACTGAACTGCGGTACTGGCGAAGACGCTCTGCGTTTTGCAGAAAATGGCTGGAAAGTGTTAGCTCTGGACGCATCGGAGCGGATGATTGCCTGCGCCCGGGTAAGGCGGGAGACCGCAGGAACGAAGGAGAACCCGCAGTTCCGGCAAGTAGCCACAGAAGACCTGAGAGAGATTGCTGGTGAGTTCGACGGGGTATTCTCGAACTTCTCAGGTCTCAATTGCGTCCGCGATCTCGCTCCGGTAGCTCGCATACTGGCGGAGAAAACCTCACCGGACTCTCCGCTGCTTCTCTGCTTGTCGACACGTATCTGTCTCTGGGAGACCGCCTGGTATTTGCTGCATGGCAATCCCGCAAAGGCCTTCCGCCGTTGGAGCGGGAGACATGAGGCGATGCTGCAGGGGATGCCGGTGGATGTCTATTACCCCACCCTGAACACGCTTCGTACAGCATTCCTGCCACACTTCAGGCTCCGGCGGGTGCGGGCGATCGGCCTTTTTGTGCCACCGTCATACGCGGAAGCTTGGATACAGAAACATCCACTTCTGCTACGGATGTTTGTCCGGCTCGATGCCGTGTTTTCCCGGTTGCCACTGCTGCGCGTCCTTGGAGATCACATGCTGTTGCACTTCGAGAAGAGCGGGGAGGCTGTGTGA